CCAGAGGATTTCCTTATCACTTGCCTGCATGAATTTACTTTagcttttttctgaagtgttgtGCTAAAATATCCTTCAGAGATGATTCAGCTTTCCACAAATGGGATGATCAAAATCTGTCTCATTTTTGGTTAAAGAAAAGCCTAAATGAACCTCAAACTCATAATTATAGGGTGATTAACACTGCAATAAATATTCGTAATAGTTATTCATATCCTTAGACTTTCACAGAGTTCAGCTGCTGCTAGGATTAATTGTGCCAAAGAGCCAGAAAGCACAGAGAATTACAATTTAGGCAGGAAGGGCaatcaatattatttttctgacagGCATATATAGTTATAGTCCAAGGCAAGTGCTTTTCATATAGTGTGTTTTAGGCAACATGACAAATTGGttcatttcaaaacaagatTGTATAACCCCAATAAAGTGCAGGGTATCACTTGGCCAAACTGAAAGTTTTACTCAGGCAAAACTCCTAATGGCAAATAATTGCAGCAAATTATGAACTGTTACTTTGTAAAGTTTTAAAAGACCCTTTAGTATGAATAGCAGAAATATGCTAAGTCCTTTAGGGTCCCTCAAACTGAGAAAAAGCCCTGAAGGGAGCTGGACAGAGAACAACAGATTGCCGCTCTAACATCTATAATGCGTgtaataatttaattctttctccattttttttaggATAATCCGTGTTTTGATATGCACTTCCACAAAGTCTACAATCTGGAAGCATATAGTTGTGCATCTAAATATACCTTTGCTCGAACGCTAAACAAACTCAATGAAATGTACCTTAAGAAGGACTTGAAGATTGTGAACTTTGATGACACCTACCTAAACGATGATTCAATCTGGTCATCCAACAATAGGGACTGCTTAGTACTTATGAGGATATGCTTCTATGCTTCCAACCTTTTATGTCTCTCCCTGTGTCCTTTGTCCTAAAGGTGCATTTTCTAACATTAAGGTGACTGGTTGACTTTCACTGACCAGCAATTCATAAATCATCTGATCAAAAAGATAGTAAGTGATATGCAgaatctgctttttaattttacatataaGTAAAAAATGGAACATACTTTTTACATAAACGATTGACCATTCATTTATATATACTAGGAGGGCCTCACTCTGgcaaatacttacaaatataGGAGACTTTCAACATAGGACCAGTAATTCTCATGGTTAGTGGTAATTGCTTATGTAAGTAGAGTTCAGCATTTGCTCATATGTTCACGGAGGTATAAATTATCTTTCATTAAtagctggaaatatttttaaagcattaagaGCATTAACAGTCAATTTATGTCCTGGaagtagaaaaaagaaagcaaccaAATGAGTTCTGTATGAGAACGATgcacatttccattttcaaatgtgttGAAATATAGAACTCTGTTAAAAGAGATTGCACCTACATCAATACGAGAATCAAACCCTCACTCTGATGAATCGGAGTTTTACATTCAGGTACCATGGGACCAACTTTTCACCTATGCagttatattatttttccctcagaTCATTTAGTACTCCCTTTGGCCTTCACATTATTTGTGGTACTGtcttagaaacagaaaataaatgttcttagGCAGACTTGCTTTATTTGTCAGATCTTccagaacttttttcttttgtattgttAACAGCTTCTTTCTTGCACTTTATATCTTACATATATGAACAGGCCCGGTTAGGGAACAGAAATTGTTTGTTTATGTCTCTTCTCTACCTCTGGACCAAGAGTTAACAAAACACTATGTAAACAGTAGTTGTTGGCTACTACAATTACTTTGTAGGCAAGTGATAGACTTTTCAAAATTCATAGAATTATGAGAGTAATTTTCACCAGTTTCTAGCTATGTGTTAGCTCATTCAGTGCACTACTTAAATGCATATTACTACCTAGAGTTATATTTAACATGGGGTGGAGTCTACTGAGTGGTTTGGAACATCTCAcccataacaaaaaaaaagcttctggaCTTGTGACAGTATTATATTACAGTAGAAACAAAGGATGAATTAAAGCTGTATTGAGCATGAGCTGAAGAGGAACAATGTTGACGATAAGAAGCACAGGGATACTGCCCAGTGTCAGTCAGCTAAGCTAGTTGGCTACTTTTCCTATAGTCAATAAAGAAATGCCAACCCAAAAGGTCATTCAGAGAAACTTCTGGTCAGAGCATCCTGCAGGAgaaaatttgctttctcttttggcAGCCAAGAGACTACTGGGAGACTAGCTGTGGACTAAACAAGCTACGTACCAAAAGCTGACTGAGGTAAATAGCTCCTAGGAAATCACGAGCTGGGTAACATCCTCTCTCAGTACCtgccatctgtaaaatgggataGTCGTGCAAGGCTACTGTGACTCGTACTTCACTGTTGTCTTTAACGTGAATGCCCAcctttgaaaacatttgtgTAAATGTCCTTTGGATTCAAAATTGAAATAACATCACGTAAGTGAGAATATCTTTGAAAAACTGTATAAAATGTACAGCTTTctactttactttttaaacatcatcctattgcttgtatATAGGAAAGGCCATACCTTTGATTAGCTAATCTTCAGAAGCTATATATTTATTCTAGTCATATGTTGTAAATTACATTCATTCTAACCCAAATCTTAGTAATTATGTATATCTTGACAGTTTTGAAGGCAGTTTCTGTGGGTGACACAAATCTTCAGGAATTTGTAAGGACTTAAGTCTTACATTTGCCACCTAAATACTGTTAGAGAAAAGGGCTGTGTTTATAGTAATTGTTTATGAAATGCAGTTGTTCTTTTCAGAATGTCTTTGGGATAATCTAGTGCAAGTATGCGTGTTGTAACTTCTGACCCATAGCTACAAGAAGTATTTGCCCAACATCCAGGTTCCACAAAACCTTCTTCAACAGCAAGTATAATCCAGACTACTGTTATCTATGATACATTGTCTTGTTTGGACTGTGTATGAATTGAAGAGGTCACAatgttttctgtaatgtttACAAATTCTTTGTTTAATAGgcacaaggaaatattttctgggTGGAAAAGCTCCCGTCATTCATCTTGTAATTGTATAATAAGCACTTCAGAGcattcttctgaaataaagtACAGGTATAGTGAATTCCTGAACAATATTTGTCTGTATCATTGTGTTAGAAACTGATAAGCTAAAAATGACTCTAATGTTCAACCATATTTAATGGACTTGCATCAGTAGTTTATACCTTTCTATTCTTGTACTGTATAAACATTAAATGGATTATATTAGAAGACAGATAAGTCTCCATTTTATGTGGAATAATATGCAATTAAAATCTATTTGGCATTTCTTCTTGCTGATAATATAATATTTCAGACATTCTTCACTAAGCGATCAGactaaacaaaaggaaaggagaaaaagggacaTTGTCCatgtaaattatttcaattattatcaaaaggaaaaatattttaaaagatctttttgaACCTAATCTAGGGACTCCTTACATTTAGTTAGCTCTTTACAAGATGTCAAATACCAAGACACTGTGTAATTGCTAGACTGACCTGATCGCACTATGGAAAATCTTTGTCCTGAGGTGCGGGACACTGTCACTTTGCGGTTAGAATAGCACAGCTGCACCACAGCAGATGGAGAATATGCTAAATGGAAAAGACCTGACAGGCTAAATATCCCATCTTTCAATTAATGCAGAATTGTTTCCTACATCACATTTCCTGACATTGGATATATAGAATGTAGTTTGAGATACAATATCTGGGAATTCATCTGCTTCTCCTGGAAGACTTCTCCAAAACTGGATAGGAAGAAACTTTCAGAAGACAGGAATTGTTATCAGCCATATGTGttccacagaaaagaaaaaatgtggcaGCTTGGAAATGAAGAAGAGTGATAATGAACAAACAGAACTTCATGCTCACTTGTTtaagaggcagaaagagagTAGAGGCTGTCATAAAAGACacataatgtttttttcctaagtgtattttttaaaactctttaacCAACATCAGAATTAAGAATACAGGGAAACCTATGACAAAAGAATTTGAGAATATTTTGTATGTAGCATTTATTAATACCATATTTGTCTTATTCTatacttaaaaaatacatgagtttcctgcagctccatgctataaaaaacatttaacatcATTCAGAGAAGATGGTTCTGtatgaacaaaaaataaactggtGAAGCTCCTCTGGAGTTCATGGATTTAAGATAATTTTCACCACCTAAGACCCCTGACcttatatttaaaacagaaggaCTCTTTTCCTGTGTGTATGTCTTTCATGGATAACTAATCTTTCCCTGCATCTTAAATTAAGCAAATACAGATCAatgcagaatttaaaaataattttggaagtgAAACAGAGCAGGGAGTCTGTTGTGGACTGTGCCTTCTGGATCATTTCTCATTCTTCTTCTACCTTTGTATTTTGGGGTCATACATACAGTAACCCACCTCTTCCCAACAAAAGCCTATACTACTTCCCTGTTGTCTACCTATTCCCCAGTACTTTCAGTCACTTTCAGCATATAAGACTATCTTCTTCCAGTAAGGCGGGGGATTGTATTACATAATTTGTAATACGTAACTTAAGAATGTTTTGTCATGAGTTAAAGTCAGTATTGGAAGATCAAAGGCCCCTTCTAAAGAGCATCTGTGGGAAGCTGAAataggagggaagagaaaggcgCTGTGCATCCTGGAAGATGATCTCATGTCAGTTTTAACATGTGTAACCACATTTTAGCATTAATAAACtacattttgggttttttttgccctttAGCAGAATTAACAGCTAAAGACAAGAAACTAGAAGGGTTTTGACTAATAATAACAACAGCTTTATGAAACCCTGTCCAATCTTTTATGGCTGCCTTGTCCAGTCATTACAGATCTAGCCAGAGACAGTTACATTTTGTGGCTGAATTGAGAAATTACCAAACTGTAACTTCTCTTTTAACCTTGGCCCTCATGAATGATATATTACAGAAGTATACAGCATGTTGTTTTGTAAGTCAGAATAGAAGTGCATTCATCAAGACTCTATTGGCCAGTAATGTTTAACGCTTTCAGTCAAGTGGACAAACAATACAGGAATGATGAAATCACAGTTTTACCTGTTAAAAGTCTACATTTTGGCAAT
The sequence above is drawn from the Nyctibius grandis isolate bNycGra1 chromosome 6, bNycGra1.pri, whole genome shotgun sequence genome and encodes:
- the EXOC1L gene encoding exocyst complex component 1-like; the protein is MSSLVKEDLAKRLFRPRRQRLHEFIEVEGAGAERCYLCAAVTKSKEVEICMVKHLRADREEKYEIVEKWFLKDLEMIDGKEADTDNPCFDMHFHKVYNLEAYSCASKYTFARTLNKLNEMYLKKDLKIVNFDDTYLNDDSIWSSNNRDCLVLMRICFYASNLLCLSLCPLS